A region of Streptomyces sp. WMMC500 DNA encodes the following proteins:
- a CDS encoding type I polyketide synthase: MAEEDKLRDYLKRLTVDLRRTTRRLREVEEQRREPVAVVGMACRFPGGVRTPDGLWELLRDGRDAISAMPADRDWHLDDHFDPELGRPGTSYVREGGFLDDIAGFDAAFFGISPREALAMDPQQRLLLELTWESVERAGIDAHALRGSRTGVFVGSNPTEYGGLLGDAEAQVGGHLLTGTVLSVLSGRLAYTLGLEGPAVSVDTACSTSLTAVHLAVQALRRGECTMALAGGATVFSTVGPFTEMSRQRVLAADGRCKAFGAGADGMGMSEGAGVVLLEPLSAARRNGHRVLAVIRGSAVNSDGSSNGLTAPSRQAQEKVIRAALADAGLGAADVDAIEAHGTGTELGDPIEAQALLEVYGRGRAAAGAPLYLGSVKSNIGHTQAAAGVAGLMKLVLALEHGQLPRTLHADEPSPHVDWDPATLALLGEERPWHGEGRTRRAAVSAFGISGTNAHVIVEQPPADEESAPPAPSGGPARPWLVSAATADGLRAQAVRLADHVRARPELAADAVGHALATSRATLGHRAVLLGADRGELLGRLDALGRGDAATGLVTGVQQTGRLALMFSGQGSQRPGMGRELYEEFPAFAEALDEVCAALDAHLDVPVREVMFAAAGTERAALLEHTLYTQPALFAVHTALARLLRSWGVRPDHLIGHSVGELSAAHVAGVFPLDVAADMVATRAKLMHTLPGGTGMLSVRSGAEPLAEYLERHAGVEIAAYNSPTATALAGPLDVLDALARELADAGVRARRLQVAHAFHTAHTEPVLDAFARHLTELFDGHALGEAEVPVLSNVTGLPATDRQHRDPAYWAEHIRRPVRFHQGVADLAGRGTTTYLELGPDASLSTLAQAVIDDAAPAQPAGEPAVVTSALRRAHPEVPALLTAVARLHVHGTEVDWRPLHPGGRPVELPTYAFQRRPYWLRQARPAADQPGVRVTRHPLLGAVLETADAERPGAVFTGRISARTPGWLPDHVLGDTVVLPGTGAVEIALCAARHVGCARVEELTLRRPVVLPAEGALQLQVAVAAPDAEGRRALSLYARPEPDTDEDADGLAADLAADAAWTLHATGVIAPDAGAAPDAWDGTAWPPASEPAAVVDDLYDRLHERGMRFGPAFRSLRTVWRAGEYLYADLALPEAQHAGLDEYGIHPALLDAALHTVALLDESGTDLRLPFAWSGVRLLARPGAAALRARVTPTGPETVALDLADAAGTPVLRVDEVALRPVPADGLGAVSADPLYGVVWRPLDAAPETGDGPVPRETELDEFAAMLQSAEAVPERPGVVVVRCPAADGGGDATAERARTTVTRVLAAVQRWLSDDRFADGRLAVVTRGAVGADPDGDVPALESAPVWGLLRSAQSEHPDRIVLVDDDPRERSALSVADAVRAALAAGEPQVAIREGALLAPRLTRIAADGPTGLDPEGTVLVTGASGTLGGRVAAHLVTAHGVRRLLLVSRRGQAAPGADALRAELTALGAEVTFAACDVADADALGETLGRIPAEHPLTAVVHAAGVLDDATVGELTPAQLDAVLRPKVDGAWHLHRLTADRPGVTFVLFSSFASVLGTPGQANYAAANGFLDALAQHRRARGLPAVSLAWGLWEQGGMGEALDRAGRARIARAGVRAMSASRALALLDTALRSPVALAAPVVLDRRALRTQSRAGTLPAVLRAQAPAPATPAEHSDAAPTTADPLSGLAALGRAEQDRRLLALVRRTAALALGLPEGESVSPGQTFRDLGFDSLTAVEMRNQLSAATGRRLPATAVFDHPTPRALAEHLRAELVESAGAAAPAVPAATPRAADDDPIAVVAMACRYPGGVDSPADLWDLLSRGAEGTSTFPENRGWDIDALFDPSGERPGTTYTRAGSFLHEADRFDAEFFGISPREAASMDPQQRLLLELCWEAVEGAGIPADRLRGSSTGVFAGIMYSDYGGRLLLRTPAEYEGYVGNGSAPSVASGRIAFTFGFEGPALTVDTACSSSLVALHLAAQSLRNGECTLALAGGATVMSTPAVFVEFSRQRGLAPDGRCKSFSDSADGTGWGEGAGVLLLERLSDAERNGHRVLAVLRGSAVNQDGASNGLTAPNGPAQQRVIRQALANARLTGAEVDAVEAHGTGTTLGDPIEAQALLATYGREHSAERPLWLGSVKSNLGHTQAAAGVAGVIKMIEAMRHGVLPRTLHVDEPSTHVEWDAGVVSLLTEQREWPRGADRPRRAGVSAFGISGTNAHVILEEAPAVAREEAEGTPQSSIAALPWLVSGATPEGLSAQAARLAEHVRTRPELGAPDVAWSLASRRTALPYRAVVLGRDRTELLDGLRGVARNRPAPGVIRTRSEQKSGGLVFMYSGQGSQRPGMGRELYGVLPEFTEALDEVCAALDAHLDLPVRDVMFADAADDGSALLDQTLYTQTGLFALHTALTRQLQAWGVQPDHLIGHSIGEVTAAHVAGVLSLTDAARLVTARARLMNELPHGTGGMLAAQAGPEALADHLERHGRVEIAAYNSPVATVLAGPVDALAALAGELGAAGIRTRGLKVSHAFHSAQMDPVLAEFTSTAAQLTYRAPALPVVSNLTGAAATAEELTDAAYWAEHIRRPVRFHQGLDHLVGEGATAFLEIGPGATLTTLTRAILPTDGDAAVIPTLRPARKARDGEVQGARPDEPTALLHAMGELHAHGAGPRWTDVLRPGRPVELPTYAFQRRRHWIDPVEHTAADPARSGLHYRTSWARLPQGGDAALDGTWLLAVPDDGRAGEWTEFCATALADAGAQVATVDIAAGTARATLAEQLARRVEETGQPRGILSLLAVRADPTGTDPADTDPAADDVPEELTATVLLTQALGDAGVTAPLWAATRQAVSVGDEDPLGNPESALVWGFGRAAALEEPARWGGLLDLPGAPADLGARGRTELAGLLAGTPDGSGAPAEDQVALRADGPRARRLRRTTPARKADAAWPPRGTVLITGGTGGLGAHAARWLAANGAEHLLLVSRRGPAAPGADELRAELTAAGAAVTVAACDVTDRAALAALLDGVPEETALTAVVHTAGVSVDRGLEDLDAKHFAEVLGPKSLAARHLHELTQDADGRSRLDAFVLFSSTAGVWGSGAQGAYAAGNAYLDALAEHRRALGLPATAVAWGAWSGEGMAGAEENSRRLLRRGIRGLDPGAAVAAMAEAVRGDAAPVTIADIDWSTFTLAFTSRRPSPLLGELPEARAAAGAREADAPEAASDDAAARLRSLLAGRSPEEQQRELLDLVRTEVAGVLGHASADSVRPGKPFNDLGFDSLTAVELRNRVNTRTGLRLPTTVVFDYPTPDALAACLREELGGPDAAGQSLLADLARLDGALNGAALADEEVRRRAGERLRTMLQRLDGPASYGAENGHAPGGGPDGAGGEADSDLESASVDDLLDIIQTEFGKS, encoded by the coding sequence ATGGCCGAGGAAGACAAGCTGCGCGACTACCTCAAACGGCTCACCGTCGACCTGCGCCGGACCACGCGCAGGCTGCGGGAGGTGGAGGAGCAGCGCCGGGAGCCGGTCGCGGTCGTCGGCATGGCCTGCCGCTTCCCCGGCGGCGTACGGACCCCCGACGGGCTGTGGGAGCTGCTGCGGGACGGCCGGGACGCCATCTCCGCCATGCCCGCGGACCGGGACTGGCACCTGGACGACCACTTCGACCCGGAGCTCGGCCGGCCCGGCACCTCGTACGTGCGCGAGGGCGGCTTCCTGGACGACATCGCCGGCTTCGACGCCGCCTTCTTCGGCATCTCCCCGCGCGAGGCGCTGGCCATGGACCCGCAGCAGCGGCTGCTGCTGGAGCTGACGTGGGAGAGCGTGGAGCGGGCCGGGATCGACGCGCACGCGCTGCGCGGCTCCCGTACCGGCGTGTTCGTGGGCAGCAACCCCACCGAGTACGGCGGCCTGCTGGGCGATGCCGAGGCGCAGGTGGGCGGGCACCTGCTCACCGGCACGGTCCTCAGCGTGCTGTCCGGCCGGCTCGCGTACACCCTCGGTCTCGAGGGCCCGGCGGTGAGCGTGGACACCGCGTGCTCCACGTCGCTGACCGCGGTGCACCTCGCGGTGCAGGCGCTGCGCCGCGGCGAGTGCACGATGGCGCTGGCCGGCGGGGCGACGGTGTTCTCCACGGTCGGGCCGTTCACCGAGATGAGCCGGCAGCGGGTGCTGGCCGCCGACGGGCGCTGCAAGGCGTTCGGCGCGGGCGCCGACGGCATGGGCATGTCCGAGGGCGCGGGCGTCGTGCTGCTGGAGCCGCTGAGCGCGGCCCGCCGCAACGGCCACCGGGTGCTCGCCGTGATCCGCGGCAGCGCCGTCAACTCCGACGGCTCCTCCAACGGGCTGACGGCGCCGAGCCGGCAGGCGCAGGAGAAGGTGATCCGCGCGGCCCTCGCCGACGCGGGCCTCGGCGCCGCCGACGTCGACGCGATCGAGGCGCACGGCACGGGCACGGAGCTGGGCGACCCGATCGAGGCGCAGGCGCTGCTGGAGGTGTACGGACGCGGGCGTGCCGCCGCCGGGGCGCCGCTGTACCTCGGCTCGGTCAAGTCGAACATCGGGCACACCCAGGCCGCGGCGGGCGTGGCCGGGCTGATGAAGCTCGTACTGGCGCTGGAGCACGGGCAGTTGCCCCGTACGCTGCACGCGGACGAACCGAGCCCGCACGTCGACTGGGACCCCGCGACGCTCGCGCTGCTCGGCGAGGAGCGGCCGTGGCACGGCGAGGGCCGTACGCGCCGCGCCGCGGTGTCGGCGTTCGGGATCAGCGGCACCAACGCGCACGTCATCGTGGAACAGCCCCCTGCAGACGAGGAGTCGGCCCCGCCGGCGCCGTCCGGCGGCCCCGCCCGGCCCTGGCTCGTCTCCGCCGCCACGGCGGACGGGCTGCGCGCCCAGGCGGTCCGGCTGGCCGACCACGTCCGCGCCCGACCGGAGCTTGCCGCCGACGCGGTGGGCCACGCGCTGGCGACCTCCCGGGCCACGCTCGGGCACCGCGCGGTGCTCCTCGGCGCGGACCGCGGGGAGTTGCTCGGCCGGCTCGACGCCCTCGGCCGCGGTGACGCCGCCACCGGGCTGGTCACCGGCGTGCAGCAGACCGGGCGGCTGGCGCTGATGTTCTCCGGGCAGGGCAGCCAGCGCCCCGGCATGGGGCGCGAGCTGTACGAGGAGTTCCCGGCGTTCGCCGAGGCACTCGACGAGGTGTGTGCGGCGCTCGACGCGCACCTCGACGTCCCCGTGCGCGAGGTGATGTTCGCCGCGGCGGGCACCGAGCGGGCGGCGCTGCTGGAGCACACGCTCTACACCCAGCCCGCGCTGTTCGCCGTGCACACCGCGCTGGCCCGGCTGCTCAGGTCGTGGGGCGTGCGACCCGACCACCTCATCGGGCACTCCGTGGGCGAGTTGTCGGCCGCGCACGTGGCCGGGGTGTTCCCGCTCGACGTCGCCGCCGACATGGTCGCCACCCGGGCGAAGCTGATGCACACGCTCCCCGGGGGCACCGGCATGCTTTCCGTACGGTCCGGCGCCGAGCCGCTGGCCGAGTATCTGGAGCGGCACGCGGGGGTGGAGATCGCCGCGTACAACTCCCCCACCGCGACCGCGCTCGCCGGGCCGCTCGACGTGCTGGACGCGCTGGCGCGGGAGCTGGCGGACGCCGGCGTCCGCGCCCGGCGGCTGCAGGTGGCGCACGCCTTCCACACCGCGCACACCGAGCCGGTCCTCGACGCGTTCGCGCGCCACCTGACGGAACTCTTCGACGGCCACGCCCTGGGCGAGGCGGAGGTTCCCGTCCTCTCCAACGTCACCGGTCTGCCCGCGACGGACCGGCAGCACCGCGACCCCGCGTACTGGGCCGAGCACATCCGCCGCCCCGTCCGCTTCCACCAGGGCGTCGCAGACCTCGCCGGCCGGGGCACGACGACGTATCTGGAGCTGGGCCCCGACGCCTCCCTCAGCACCCTCGCGCAGGCGGTGATCGACGACGCCGCCCCGGCGCAGCCCGCCGGTGAACCGGCCGTGGTCACGTCCGCGCTGCGCCGCGCGCACCCCGAGGTCCCCGCCCTGCTCACCGCGGTCGCCCGGCTGCACGTGCACGGCACGGAGGTGGACTGGCGCCCGCTGCACCCCGGGGGCCGCCCTGTCGAGCTGCCGACGTACGCGTTCCAGCGGCGCCCCTACTGGCTGCGGCAGGCGCGTCCGGCCGCCGACCAGCCGGGTGTCCGGGTCACCCGGCACCCGCTGCTCGGCGCGGTGCTGGAGACGGCGGACGCCGAGCGGCCCGGGGCGGTGTTCACGGGCCGGATCAGCGCGCGTACGCCCGGCTGGCTGCCGGACCACGTGCTCGGCGACACCGTGGTGCTGCCGGGCACGGGCGCGGTGGAGATCGCCCTGTGCGCGGCACGGCACGTCGGCTGCGCCCGCGTCGAGGAGTTGACGCTGCGCCGCCCGGTGGTGCTGCCGGCGGAGGGTGCGCTCCAGCTCCAGGTGGCGGTGGCCGCCCCGGACGCCGAAGGCCGCCGCGCCCTGTCCCTGTACGCCCGCCCCGAGCCGGACACCGACGAGGACGCCGATGGCCTCGCCGCCGACCTCGCCGCGGACGCCGCGTGGACGCTGCACGCGACGGGTGTGATCGCGCCCGACGCGGGCGCGGCCCCGGACGCCTGGGACGGCACGGCCTGGCCGCCGGCGAGTGAGCCGGCCGCGGTCGTGGACGACCTCTACGACCGGCTGCACGAGCGCGGGATGCGCTTCGGCCCGGCCTTCCGTTCGCTGCGCACGGTGTGGCGCGCGGGCGAGTACCTGTACGCCGACCTGGCGCTGCCCGAGGCGCAGCACGCGGGTCTCGACGAGTACGGCATCCACCCCGCGCTGCTGGACGCCGCACTGCACACGGTCGCCTTGCTGGACGAGTCGGGGACGGACCTGCGGCTGCCGTTCGCCTGGTCCGGCGTACGGCTGCTGGCCCGGCCCGGCGCGGCGGCGCTGCGCGCCCGCGTGACGCCCACGGGGCCGGAGACCGTCGCCCTGGACCTCGCCGACGCCGCGGGCACGCCGGTGCTGCGGGTCGACGAGGTGGCGCTGCGGCCGGTGCCGGCCGACGGCCTCGGCGCGGTGTCCGCCGACCCGTTGTACGGGGTCGTGTGGCGCCCGCTCGACGCGGCGCCGGAGACCGGGGACGGGCCGGTGCCGCGGGAGACGGAGCTCGACGAATTCGCCGCGATGCTCCAGTCCGCGGAGGCCGTGCCCGAGCGGCCCGGTGTGGTCGTCGTACGGTGCCCCGCCGCGGACGGCGGCGGCGACGCAACCGCGGAGAGGGCGCGTACGACCGTCACCCGAGTGCTGGCCGCCGTGCAGCGGTGGCTGTCCGACGACCGCTTCGCCGACGGCCGGCTCGCCGTGGTCACCCGCGGCGCGGTCGGCGCGGACCCGGACGGGGACGTACCCGCGCTGGAGTCCGCCCCGGTGTGGGGGCTGCTGCGCTCGGCGCAGTCGGAGCACCCGGACCGGATCGTGCTGGTCGACGACGACCCGCGCGAGCGGTCGGCGCTCTCCGTCGCGGACGCGGTACGGGCCGCCCTGGCGGCCGGCGAGCCGCAGGTGGCGATCCGCGAAGGCGCCCTTCTCGCCCCGCGGCTCACCCGGATCGCGGCGGACGGCCCCACGGGCCTCGACCCCGAGGGCACCGTTCTGGTCACCGGCGCGAGCGGCACGCTCGGCGGCCGGGTCGCCGCGCACCTCGTCACGGCCCACGGCGTACGGCGTCTGCTTCTCGTCAGCCGCCGCGGCCAGGCCGCCCCCGGCGCGGACGCACTGCGCGCGGAACTCACCGCGCTCGGCGCCGAGGTGACCTTCGCCGCCTGCGACGTCGCCGACGCGGACGCTCTCGGCGAGACGCTGGGCCGGATCCCGGCGGAGCACCCGCTGACCGCGGTGGTGCACGCGGCGGGCGTGCTGGACGACGCGACGGTCGGCGAGCTGACGCCGGCTCAGCTCGACGCCGTGCTGCGGCCGAAGGTGGACGGCGCCTGGCACCTGCACCGGCTCACCGCGGACCGGCCGGGGGTGACGTTCGTGCTGTTCTCGTCGTTCGCGTCGGTCCTCGGCACCCCGGGACAGGCCAACTACGCCGCCGCGAACGGCTTCCTCGACGCCCTCGCCCAGCACCGCCGCGCCCGCGGGCTGCCCGCCGTCAGTCTCGCGTGGGGCCTGTGGGAGCAGGGCGGCATGGGCGAAGCCCTGGACCGCGCGGGCCGGGCGCGCATCGCCCGCGCCGGCGTCCGCGCCATGTCCGCGAGCCGCGCGCTCGCCCTGCTGGACACCGCGCTGCGCAGTCCGGTGGCGCTGGCAGCCCCCGTGGTCCTCGACCGCCGGGCGCTGCGCACGCAGTCCCGCGCCGGGACGCTGCCCGCCGTACTCCGCGCGCAGGCACCCGCGCCCGCCACCCCCGCCGAGCACTCGGACGCGGCACCGACCACCGCCGACCCGCTCTCCGGGCTCGCCGCGCTCGGCCGCGCCGAACAGGACCGTAGGCTGCTGGCGCTCGTCCGCCGCACCGCCGCGCTCGCCCTCGGCCTGCCCGAGGGCGAGTCGGTGAGCCCCGGGCAGACCTTCCGCGACCTCGGCTTCGACTCGCTCACCGCGGTCGAGATGCGCAACCAGCTCAGCGCCGCCACCGGCCGCCGGCTACCCGCCACCGCGGTCTTCGACCACCCCACGCCCCGGGCGCTGGCCGAGCACCTGCGCGCGGAGCTGGTGGAGTCCGCCGGGGCCGCCGCGCCGGCCGTGCCGGCGGCCACCCCCCGGGCGGCCGACGACGACCCGATCGCCGTCGTGGCCATGGCCTGCCGCTACCCCGGCGGCGTCGACTCCCCCGCCGACCTGTGGGACCTGCTCAGCCGGGGCGCCGAGGGAACCAGCACGTTCCCCGAGAACCGCGGCTGGGACATCGACGCGCTCTTCGACCCGAGCGGGGAGCGCCCGGGCACCACGTACACGCGCGCCGGCTCCTTCCTGCACGAGGCCGACCGGTTCGACGCCGAATTCTTCGGGATCTCGCCGCGCGAGGCGGCCTCGATGGACCCGCAGCAGCGGCTGCTGCTGGAGCTGTGCTGGGAGGCCGTCGAGGGCGCCGGCATCCCCGCAGACCGCCTGCGCGGCTCGTCGACCGGCGTGTTCGCGGGGATCATGTACAGCGACTACGGCGGCCGGCTGCTGCTGCGCACCCCCGCGGAGTACGAGGGGTACGTCGGCAACGGCAGCGCGCCGAGCGTGGCGTCGGGGCGGATCGCGTTCACCTTCGGCTTCGAAGGGCCCGCGCTGACCGTCGACACGGCCTGCTCGTCGTCGCTGGTCGCGCTGCACCTCGCGGCGCAGTCCCTCCGCAACGGCGAGTGCACGCTGGCGCTGGCCGGCGGTGCGACCGTGATGTCGACGCCGGCGGTCTTCGTGGAGTTCTCACGGCAGCGCGGCCTCGCCCCCGACGGCCGCTGCAAGTCGTTCTCGGACTCCGCCGACGGTACGGGCTGGGGGGAGGGCGCCGGCGTGCTGCTGCTGGAGCGGCTGTCGGACGCCGAGCGCAACGGGCACCGGGTGCTCGCCGTGCTCCGCGGCTCCGCCGTCAACCAGGACGGGGCGTCGAACGGCCTCACCGCGCCCAACGGCCCCGCCCAGCAGCGCGTCATCCGGCAGGCCCTCGCCAACGCCCGGCTGACCGGCGCCGAGGTGGACGCCGTCGAGGCGCACGGCACCGGCACGACGCTCGGCGACCCGATCGAGGCGCAGGCGCTGCTGGCGACGTACGGGCGCGAGCACTCGGCCGAACGGCCGCTGTGGCTGGGCTCCGTGAAGTCCAACCTGGGGCACACTCAGGCCGCGGCGGGCGTCGCCGGCGTCATCAAGATGATCGAGGCCATGCGGCACGGGGTGCTGCCGCGCACGCTGCACGTCGACGAGCCGTCGACGCACGTCGAGTGGGACGCGGGCGTCGTCTCGCTGCTGACCGAGCAGCGGGAGTGGCCGCGCGGGGCCGACCGCCCGCGGCGGGCGGGGGTGTCCGCGTTCGGGATCAGCGGCACGAACGCGCACGTCATCCTGGAGGAGGCACCGGCCGTCGCCCGGGAGGAGGCGGAGGGGACGCCGCAGTCCTCCATTGCCGCGCTCCCCTGGCTGGTCTCCGGCGCGACCCCGGAGGGCCTGAGCGCCCAGGCCGCCCGGCTGGCCGAGCACGTCCGCACGCGGCCGGAGCTGGGCGCGCCCGACGTGGCGTGGTCGCTGGCCTCGCGGCGCACCGCGCTGCCGTACCGCGCGGTCGTCCTCGGCCGCGACCGTACGGAACTCCTCGACGGCCTGCGCGGGGTGGCCCGGAACCGGCCCGCGCCCGGCGTGATCCGTACCCGAAGCGAGCAGAAGTCCGGCGGCCTGGTGTTCATGTACTCCGGCCAGGGCAGCCAGCGCCCCGGCATGGGCCGCGAACTGTACGGCGTGCTGCCCGAGTTCACCGAGGCGCTGGACGAGGTCTGCGCGGCGCTCGACGCGCACCTCGACCTCCCCGTACGCGACGTGATGTTCGCCGACGCGGCCGACGACGGGTCCGCGCTGCTCGACCAGACCCTCTACACCCAGACCGGCCTGTTCGCCCTGCACACGGCGCTCACCCGGCAACTCCAGGCGTGGGGCGTGCAGCCCGACCATCTGATCGGCCACTCCATCGGCGAGGTGACCGCCGCGCACGTCGCCGGCGTGCTGTCCCTCACCGACGCGGCCCGGCTCGTCACGGCCCGCGCGCGGCTGATGAACGAACTCCCCCACGGCACGGGCGGCATGCTCGCCGCCCAGGCCGGACCGGAGGCCCTGGCCGACCACCTGGAGCGGCACGGGCGGGTGGAGATCGCCGCGTACAACTCCCCCGTGGCGACGGTGCTCGCCGGGCCGGTGGACGCGCTGGCCGCGCTCGCCGGAGAGTTGGGCGCGGCCGGGATCCGCACCCGCGGGCTGAAGGTGAGCCACGCCTTCCACTCCGCCCAGATGGACCCCGTGCTGGCCGAGTTCACGAGCACCGCGGCCCAGCTCACGTACCGTGCTCCCGCCCTCCCGGTGGTGTCGAACCTCACCGGCGCCGCGGCCACGGCGGAGGAGCTGACCGACGCCGCGTACTGGGCCGAGCACATCCGCCGCCCGGTCCGCTTCCACCAGGGGCTGGACCACCTCGTCGGCGAGGGCGCCACCGCCTTCCTGGAGATCGGCCCCGGCGCCACGCTGACCACCCTCACCCGGGCGATCCTGCCGACTGACGGCGACGCCGCGGTGATCCCGACGCTGCGCCCGGCCCGCAAGGCCCGGGACGGCGAAGTGCAAGGGGCCCGGCCCGACGAGCCCACCGCGCTCCTGCACGCCATGGGCGAGCTTCACGCGCACGGCGCCGGCCCGCGGTGGACGGACGTGCTGCGGCCCGGGCGGCCCGTCGAGCTGCCCACGTACGCCTTCCAGCGCCGCCGCCACTGGATCGACCCGGTGGAGCACACCGCCGCGGACCCGGCGCGGTCCGGTCTGCACTACCGGACCTCCTGGGCGCGCCTGCCGCAGGGCGGCGACGCGGCGCTGGACGGCACCTGGCTGCTCGCGGTACCGGACGACGGACGGGCCGGCGAGTGGACCGAGTTCTGCGCGACGGCGCTCGCGGATGCCGGCGCGCAGGTCGCCACCGTCGACATCGCCGCGGGCACGGCGCGCGCCACGCTCGCCGAGCAGCTCGCCCGCCGGGTCGAGGAGACCGGGCAGCCGCGAGGGATCCTGTCGCTGCTGGCCGTACGCGCCGACCCCACCGGCACGGACCCGGCCGACACGGACCCGGCCGCCGACGACGTACCGGAGGAGCTGACCGCGACCGTCCTCCTCACCCAGGCCCTCGGCGACGCCGGGGTGACCGCACCCCTGTGGGCCGCCACCCGCCAGGCCGTGTCGGTGGGCGACGAGGACCCACTCGGGAACCCGGAATCCGCCCTGGTGTGGGGCTTCGGCCGGGCCGCGGCGCTCGAAGAGCCCGCGCGCTGGGGCGGGCTGCTCGACCTTCCGGGCGCGCCCGCCGACCTCGGCGCACGCGGGCGCACGGAGCTGGCCGGGCTGCTCGCCGGCACGCCGGACGGCTCCGGCGCGCCGGCGGAGGACCAGGTCGCGCTACGGGCCGACGGGCCGCGTGCGCGGCGGCTCAGGCGTACGACTCCCGCCCGCAAGGCGGACGCCGCGTGGCCGCCCCGCGGCACCGTCCTCATCACCGGCGGGACGGGCGGCCTCGGCGCCCACGCCGCCCGCTGGCTGGCCGCGAACGGCGCCGAGCACCTGCTCCTCGTCAGCCGCCGCGGACCCGCCGCCCCCGGCGCCGACGAGCTGCGCGCAGAACTGACGGCGGCCGGCGCCGCGGTGACGGTCGCCGCCTGCGACGTCACCGACCGCGCGGCCCTCGCCGCGCTGCTGGACGGCGTACCCGAAGAGACCGCGCTGACCGCCGTGGTGCACACGGCCGGCGTCAGCGTGGACCGCGGGCTGGAGGACCTGGACGCCAAGCACTTCGCCGAAGTCCTCGGCCCCAAGTCCCTGGCGGCCCGCCACCTGCACGAGCTGACGCAGGACGCGGACGGCCGCAGCCGGCTCGACGCCTTCGTGCTGTTCTCGTCGACCGCCGGCGTGTGGGGCAGCGGAGCACAGGGCGCGTACGCCGCCGGCAACGCCTACCTCGACGCGCTCGCCGAGCACCGCCGCGCCCTCGGCCTGCCGGCCACCGCGGTGGCCTGGGGCGCGTGGAGCGGTGAGGGCATGGCCGGCGCGGAGGAGAACTCCC